The sequence CGGACGGGTCTTCCCAAACTTGCCATCCGGTCCAGGGTAGCGGAAGTACCAGGCAAACTGCAGTCCGGTTACCTCCACCTGTAAAGCGCCAGGTTCAGCGGGATGGAAACGTTCCGCCGCCCAGATGGGACTGCCGACCAGGTTCAATCCAATGAACAGGATTGCCGTCAGTGCCGTCCATACCAGCTCCATAGTTGTATTGCCGTGCGAGTAGCTGACCTTGCTTGCCGCGCCGCGGTCACGATAACGCCACACGAATAGTCCCAGCGCGAGCTGGGCCGCCAAAAACACGATTGCCATGGCGATGAACGTGAGGTGCCACTGATGATCAATATAAGGAGCGCTTGCGGATATTGGGTGCGGCCACCAATCGCGTGCAACGAAGAAGTAGGAACTCGCAAAAGTGATCAGCCAGATAATGCAGAGGAGCGCGAGGCCCATCCCCTAGCCTCCATGACCGCAGATTTTTGCTGCTGGACTGCAATTTACCGCCCTCAATTTTAAAAAGGTTTGGGTCGGCTGAGAAGCATACCACAAGCTTTAGTGGCAAACGCAAGATGAGATTATGGCCGGACGATGTTGGTTAAATTGTGCTTCAGCCGTCCCTCCCGGACTCTCGTTCTGAGGTGCAAAGTTTCCCCCACTTCAGTGGCGGGTCAACAGCCCTCCCCGCGGCCGGCATCCAACTCTCTTTGTACCCGGTCAGTTCAGGTTGAGAGTGATTTTCGATCCAGGAGGAATTAATGGGGCGTAATCGGCGATTTTCGATCACCTTGCTTGCAATCTTCCTCGCCGGCTTGGTCGCGTGTGCCACGCACAACATCGTGCAGGCACCGACGGGTCGTTTTCAACTGCAACCTGGGTTCAACCAGTTCTCACCACAGCAGGACATCCAGCTAGGACAGCAAGCCGCCGCTGAAGTGAACCGCACCATGCCCATCCTGCCGGAGTCCAGCCCGGTGACCCAGTACGTTCAGCGAATTGGAAAAGAACTGGCGGCGCATGCTCCGGGGGACATCAAATGGCCGTTCAGCTTTCATGTAGTGAATCAGAAAGAAATCAACGCCTTTGCACTGCCCGGCGGCCCCATTTACATCAACCTCGGTACCATCCAGGCGGCAGATGATGAGGCGGAACTCGCCGGCGTAATCGCGCATGAAACATCGCACGTGGTACTTCGACACTCGACGCAGCAGGCCAGCAAAGCAGCAATTGCGCAATTGCCGCTGGCAGTGTTGGGCGGAGTGCTGCCGCAAGGAGCAGCAGGACAATTGGCTCGGCTGGGTATTTCCTTTGGCGCGCAATCCGTATTTCTGAAATATTCACGCGATGCCGAGCGCGAGGCCGACCTGCTGGGATCTCAAATCATGTACGACACCGGGTACGACCCGTACTCTATGGCCGAATTCTTCACCAAGCTGGAAAAGCAGGGCGGACCGGGCGCGCCTCAGTTCCTGAGCGACCACCCCAGTCCCGGCAATCGCGTGGAGGTAGTCAAAGAGGCGATCAGCAAATATCCCAAGAAAAATTATCGCAAGAACAGCGCCGAGTTCGAGCGAATCAAGTCGGTAGTGGCCAGCATGAAGCCGCTGACCGCGCAGCAGGTTGCGCAGTACCAGCAGCAGCACCAGCAACAGTCACAGGCCGCAATCAGCAACGTCAACCCCGCCGACATAATGCCCAGCAGCAGCTTCCAGACGCTCGATCACAGCGCGTTCCAGATTTCGTACCCTTCGAATTGGAAAGCCTTCGGCGATCAGAACACGAGCGTGACGATCGCGCCGGAAGCAGGTGTGAGCCAGAATGCAATTGCCTATGGTGTGGTGATCAGCGGCTTCAAGCCGCAGCAGGGCACACAGTCCATCGAACAGGCCACGCAGGAGCTGGTGCAGTTCCTGTTGCAGTCGAACCCGCAAATGAAAGTTGCCAGCCAGATGCAGACGATCAATGTTAACGGTGTGCAAGGCGACAACGTGACCTTGCTCGGGCCTTCGCCAATCCAGAGCGACAGTGGGACGCTAGCAGAGCGGGATCAGGTGGTAACTGTGCCGCGTCCGGACGGGAGCGTGCTGTTCCTGATTTTTATCGCGCCGCAACGCGACTTCGACAAGCTCACCCCCGCGTTCCAGCAGATGCTGCAGAGTCTGAGGGTGAAGTGAGAATGCTTCACCACGGGCGAAACATTTTAACCACAGAGGACACAGAGAACACAGAGAGATAAAACAAAGAAACTACTCACCACAAGGACACGAAGTTTCACGAAGGATTAACTGCGTTTGTGTTTTTTCGAAACAACCTCTGTGTACTCTGTGGCCTCTGTGGTTAAAGCTTTTTGATCTTGCTTGGTGAACCTTCGTCTGCTTTGTGGTGAGCAGATATCCACGTCTATAATCAGATCATTGAATGGCGATCAACACCAAAACAATTCCTCAGTTGCGCCTGGCTAAGCGCATGTCTCGGCTGGGCACCGAGACGGCTTTTGAAGTTCTTGTAAAGGCCCGCGCGCTGGAGAAGCAAGG comes from Terriglobales bacterium and encodes:
- a CDS encoding M48 family metallopeptidase; the protein is MGRNRRFSITLLAIFLAGLVACATHNIVQAPTGRFQLQPGFNQFSPQQDIQLGQQAAAEVNRTMPILPESSPVTQYVQRIGKELAAHAPGDIKWPFSFHVVNQKEINAFALPGGPIYINLGTIQAADDEAELAGVIAHETSHVVLRHSTQQASKAAIAQLPLAVLGGVLPQGAAGQLARLGISFGAQSVFLKYSRDAEREADLLGSQIMYDTGYDPYSMAEFFTKLEKQGGPGAPQFLSDHPSPGNRVEVVKEAISKYPKKNYRKNSAEFERIKSVVASMKPLTAQQVAQYQQQHQQQSQAAISNVNPADIMPSSSFQTLDHSAFQISYPSNWKAFGDQNTSVTIAPEAGVSQNAIAYGVVISGFKPQQGTQSIEQATQELVQFLLQSNPQMKVASQMQTINVNGVQGDNVTLLGPSPIQSDSGTLAERDQVVTVPRPDGSVLFLIFIAPQRDFDKLTPAFQQMLQSLRVK
- the coxB gene encoding cytochrome c oxidase subunit II encodes the protein MGLALLCIIWLITFASSYFFVARDWWPHPISASAPYIDHQWHLTFIAMAIVFLAAQLALGLFVWRYRDRGAASKVSYSHGNTTMELVWTALTAILFIGLNLVGSPIWAAERFHPAEPGALQVEVTGLQFAWYFRYPGPDGKFGKTRPELVDASAGGAAALGIDDSDPASKDDLVTGTFYVPVNKEIDLTLRAQDVIHSFFIPQMRFKQDAVPGLMIHMHIQPQETGDYEIACAELCGLGHYKMHGVMKVVSQEEFTKWFDAQLAEKQ